One Anthonomus grandis grandis chromosome 12, icAntGran1.3, whole genome shotgun sequence DNA window includes the following coding sequences:
- the LOC126743270 gene encoding methionine aminopeptidase 1D, mitochondrial isoform X2: MKFNQIIRHFFFSKKSKPNFGKYSIVHPGKVSPKKQVPDNIPKPSYFRTGEPSENVMVSEIKQSGQIQSMRDSCRLAANILETVGHSIKVGQTTDDIDTLVHKLCIQYGAYPSPLNYKNFPKSVCTSVNNVTCHGIPDDRPLEDGDIVNVDITVFYKGYHGDCSKTFLVGNVDEEGKWLVEATEVCLEEGINVCRPGAYFRDIGYAIEQKASELSYTVVPAFLGHGIGSYFHGPPEIYHINMCF; encoded by the exons ATGAAATTCAATCAGATAATCAGGCATTTTTTCTTTTCGAAAAAAAG CAAaccaaattttggaaaatattcaatagTGCATCCAGGCAAAGTATCTCCAAAGAAACAAGTCCCAGACAATATACCGAAACCAAGTTATTTCAGAACGGGAGAACCCTCAGAAAATGTGATGGTGTCCGAGATTAAACAAAGTGGACAAATCCAAAGCATGAGAGACTCTTGTAGATTGGCTGCCAATATTTTAGAAACAGTGGGACATTCTATTAAA GTGGGACAAACAACAGATGACATAGACACTTTGGTTCATAAACTTTGCATACAATATGGTGCCTATCCTTCTCCATTAAATTATAAGAACTTTCCCAAATCTGTCTGTACTTCGGTTAACAATGTAACTTGTCATGGGATACCTGATGATCGACCATTAGAGGATGGAGATATAGTGAATGTGGACATTACG gtattttataaagGATACCACGGAGACTGTTCGAAAACCTTTCTGGTGGGAAACGTGGATGAGGAAGGAAAATGGCTAGTAGAAGCCACAGAAGTTTGTTTGGAGGAGGGCATTAATGTTTGTAGGCCCGGAGCCTACTTTAGAGATATCGGATATGCCATAGAACAGAAAGCTAGTGAATTGAGTTATACAGTTGTACCGGCTTTCTTAGGGCATGGAATTGGTAGTTATTTTCATGGACCACCAGAGATTTACCATATAA ATATGTGTTTTTGA
- the LOC126743270 gene encoding methionine aminopeptidase 1D, mitochondrial isoform X1: protein MKFNQIIRHFFFSKKSKPNFGKYSIVHPGKVSPKKQVPDNIPKPSYFRTGEPSENVMVSEIKQSGQIQSMRDSCRLAANILETVGHSIKVGQTTDDIDTLVHKLCIQYGAYPSPLNYKNFPKSVCTSVNNVTCHGIPDDRPLEDGDIVNVDITVFYKGYHGDCSKTFLVGNVDEEGKWLVEATEVCLEEGINVCRPGAYFRDIGYAIEQKASELSYTVVPAFLGHGIGSYFHGPPEIYHIRNVYPGKMLPGMTFTIEPILTQGKEEIEILEDNWTAVTVDGARTAQFEHTVLITNDGVEILTLPH, encoded by the exons ATGAAATTCAATCAGATAATCAGGCATTTTTTCTTTTCGAAAAAAAG CAAaccaaattttggaaaatattcaatagTGCATCCAGGCAAAGTATCTCCAAAGAAACAAGTCCCAGACAATATACCGAAACCAAGTTATTTCAGAACGGGAGAACCCTCAGAAAATGTGATGGTGTCCGAGATTAAACAAAGTGGACAAATCCAAAGCATGAGAGACTCTTGTAGATTGGCTGCCAATATTTTAGAAACAGTGGGACATTCTATTAAA GTGGGACAAACAACAGATGACATAGACACTTTGGTTCATAAACTTTGCATACAATATGGTGCCTATCCTTCTCCATTAAATTATAAGAACTTTCCCAAATCTGTCTGTACTTCGGTTAACAATGTAACTTGTCATGGGATACCTGATGATCGACCATTAGAGGATGGAGATATAGTGAATGTGGACATTACG gtattttataaagGATACCACGGAGACTGTTCGAAAACCTTTCTGGTGGGAAACGTGGATGAGGAAGGAAAATGGCTAGTAGAAGCCACAGAAGTTTGTTTGGAGGAGGGCATTAATGTTTGTAGGCCCGGAGCCTACTTTAGAGATATCGGATATGCCATAGAACAGAAAGCTAGTGAATTGAGTTATACAGTTGTACCGGCTTTCTTAGGGCATGGAATTGGTAGTTATTTTCATGGACCACCAGAGATTTACCATATAA gaaatgtTTATCCAGGTAAAATGCTTCCAGGAATGACCTTTACAATTGAACCAATCTTGACCCAAGGCAAAgaagaaattgaaatattagAAGACAACTGGACGGCTGTAACTGTTGATGGTGCAAGAACTGCTCAGTTCGAACATACCGTTTTAATAACCAATGATGGGGTGGAAATTTTAACACTACCTCACTGA